One window of Balneolales bacterium ANBcel1 genomic DNA carries:
- the rplK gene encoding 50S ribosomal protein L11: MAKKVSQVIKLQIMGGQANPAPPVGPALGQAGVNIMEFCKAFNARTQESTGTVIPVVITVYQDKSFTFITKTPPAAVLLKQALKLKSGSGEPNKIKVGTVKWSKCKEIAEIKMKDLNAFDIDHAAEMIAGTARSMGLKVDRKK, from the coding sequence ATGGCGAAGAAAGTAAGTCAAGTTATCAAGTTGCAGATCATGGGCGGGCAGGCAAACCCGGCACCGCCGGTGGGACCGGCGTTGGGTCAGGCCGGAGTAAATATCATGGAGTTCTGCAAGGCTTTTAATGCACGCACCCAGGAAAGTACCGGTACTGTTATCCCCGTAGTCATCACGGTCTATCAGGACAAGTCTTTCACCTTTATTACAAAGACCCCTCCTGCGGCTGTTCTGCTGAAACAGGCTCTGAAGTTGAAGTCCGGTTCAGGTGAACCTAACAAGATCAAGGTCGGTACCGTTAAATGGAGTAAATGCAAAGAGATTGCTGAGATTAAAATGAAGGATCTCAATGCGTTTGATATTGACCATGCCGCTGAGATGATCGCCGGTACTGCGCGCAGCATGGGACTAAAAGTGGATCGTAAAAAGTAA